The window ggtatattctggtatattctggtatattctgctatattctagtatattctggtatattctcgtatattgttctatattctagtaatattatggtatattctggtatattctcgtatattctcctatattcgagcaatattatggtatattctggtatattctggtatattctcgtatattcttctatattttagtaatattatggtatattgtggtatattctggtacattttgctatattctagtatattcaggtatattctcgtatattcttctatattctagtaacattatggtatattctggtatattctcgaatattcttatatattctagtaatattatggtatattcttgtatattctggtatattctggtatgttctgctatattctagtatattctggtatactctcgtatattcttctatattcgagtaatattatggtatattctggtatattctgctatattctagtatattctgctatattctagtatattctgatatactagtagattctggtatattctcgtatattctactatattctgctatattctagtatattctggtatattctcgtatattcttctatattcttctatattctagtaatattatggtatattctggtatattctgctatattctattatattctggtatattctattatattctggtatattctagtatattctgatatattctagtaatattatggtatattcttgtatattctggcatattctggtatattctggtatattctgctatattctagtatattctggtatactctcgtatattcttctatgttcgagtaatattatggtatattctggtatattctgctatattctagtgtattctgctatattctagtatattctggtatactctcgtatattcttctatattctagtaatattatggtatattctggtatattctggtatattctgctatattctagtatattcaggtatattctagtatattctgatatattctagtacattctggtatattctcgtatattcttctatattctagtaatattattttatattctggtatattctggaatattctgctatattctagtaatattatggtatattctggtataattctggaatattctgctatattctagtaatattatggtataattctggtatattctgctatattctagtaatattatggtatatactggtatattctggtatattctcgtatattctcctatattcgagcaatattatggtatattcttgtatattctggtatattctggtatattctcgtatattcttctatattttagtaatattatggtatattctggaatattctggtatattctgctatattctagtatattcaggtatattctagtatattctgatatattctagtacattctggtatattctcgtatattcttctatattctagtaatattattttatattctggtatattctggaatattctgctatattctagtaatattatggtatattctggtatattctggaatattctgctatattctagtaatattatggtatattctggtatattctgctatattctagtaatattatggtatatactggtatattctggaatattctagtatattctggtatattctcgtattttcttctatattcgagtaatgttttggtatattctggtatattctggtatattctgctatattctagtatattcaaggtatattctcgtatattctactatattgtagtaatataatggtatattctggtatattctggtatattctcgtatattctcctatattcgagcaatattctggtatactctcgtatattcttctatattcgagtaatattatggtataatcttttatattctgctatattctagtatattctgctatattctagtatattctgatatattctagtagattctggtatattctcgtatattctactatattctgctatattctagtatattctggtatattctcgtatattcttctatattcttctatattctagtaatattatggtatattctggtatattctgctatattctattatattctggtatattctattatattctggtatattctagtatattctgatatattctagtaatattatggtatattcttgtatattctggcatattctggtatattctggtatattctgctatattctagtatattctggtatactctcgtatattcttctatgttcgagtaatattatggtatattctggtatattctgctatattctagtgtattctgctatattctagtatattctggtatactctcgtatattcttctatattctagtaatattatggtatattctggtatattctggtatattctgctatattctagtatattcaggtatattctagtatattctgatatattctagtacattctggtatattctcgtatattcttctatattctagtaatattattttatattctggtatattctggaatattctgctatattctagtaatattatggtatattctggtatattctggaatattctgctatattctagtaatattatggtatattctggtatattctgctatattctagtaatattatggtatatactggtatattctggaatattctagtatattctggtatattctcgtattttcttctatattcgagtaatgttttggtatattctggtatattctggtatattctgctatattctagtatattcaaggtatattctcgtatattctactatattgtagtaatataatggtatattctggtatattctggtatattctcgtatattctcctatattcgagcaatattatggtatattcttgtatattctggtatattctggtatattctcgtatattcttctatattttagtaatattatggtatattctggaatattatgctatattctcgtatattctactatattctgctatattctagtatattctggtatattctcgtatattcttctatattcttctatattctagtaatattatggtatattctggtatattctcgaatattcttatatatactagtaatattatggtatattcttgtatattctggtatattctggtatattctcgtatattcttctatattcttctatattctagtaatattatggtatattctggtatattctcctatattctattatattctggtatattctattatattctggtatattctagtatattctgatatattctagtacattctggtatattctcgtatattcttctatattctagtaatattatggtatattctgctatattctagtatattctggtatactctcgtatattcttctatattcgagtaatattatggtatattctggtatattctgctatattctagtatattctgttatattctagtatattctggtatattctagtatattctgatatattctagtacattctggtatattctcgtatattcttctatattctagtaatattatggtatattctggaatattatgctatattctcgtatattctactatattctgctatattctagtatattctggtatattctcgtatattcttctatattcttctatattctagtaatattatggtatattctggtatattctggtatattctattatattctggtatattctattatattctggtatattctagtatattctgatatattctagtacattctggtatattctcgtatattcttctatattctagtaatattatggtatattcttgtatattctggaatattctgctatattctcgtatattctactatattctgctatattctagtatattctcgtgtattcttctatattcttctatattctagtaatattatggtatattctggtatattctgctatattctattatattctggtatattctgttatattctagtatattctggtatattctggaatattctgctatattcttgtatattctggtatattctggtatattctggtatagtctagtatattctgctatattcttgtatattctggtatactctcgtatattcttctatattcgagtaatattatggtatcttctggtatatacaagtatattcttgtatattctgctatattctattatattctcggaCTTCCGCTTCCGGTTGCGAAGAAGAGTGCAGAGTGTGGGTTACTGAGTGAAAGTTGTGTGTGAAAGAGAGGTGTAGGGAAAAGGCGGAGGGTAAAGGTGGTAGAGAGGGGCTAGTAGGAAGCAAGGGAGAGACGGGTGAGGTAGGAAGAAGGGCGAGGGAGCGTGAGGAGAAGTAGGGCGGAAGGGAAAAAGGAggtagtgtagaggataggttttcACGTGGCGGGAGACAGGTGTGCTCGTGAAAAGGAGAAGGAGCGAAGGTGTCGCGCTCTGTCGGGAGAAAGGAGGAATAGTAAAAGGGGGACTGAAAGGCGGGAAGGTTTGAAAAGTTTCGAATAGGACAAGGCGGGAAAAATGGCGGATGAAAAGCGGAAAGTGGaggagggaagagagagaggctTGGCAAGGGGAAGAGAGGAGGACAAAGAAGGAAAGGGCAGAGTAGGGGCGCTGTCGGGCGAAAGCAATCTGAAGAGGTGGTTTAGCTCGGGGAGCGTGGAAAGTGTGGGAAGGAAAAGGAGTATAAAGGAGgtagagggagggggagaggtaGAACGTGACGCATTTAAGAGAAGCGACGTCACTAAGAGGTCGCCACAGAAggcagagggggagggggtaggggaGTGCAAAGAGATGGTGGGGATTCTTAAGGGATTGATAGAGGAGGCGAAGAGTTTAAGGGACGCACTATGGAAGGATAGAGAAGCGGGGAGGAAGTTGATTGAAGATTGGGGGAGGGAAACGGAGAGGTGGAGGGAAGAGAGGAGGGAGGAGGTAGCAAACAGGGAGAAGACGTGGAAATGGTTGGAGAGCATTGAGGGAAGGGTGACAAAGGTAGAGGGGAGGATGGAGGAGATGGGGCGAGGAGAGGGGGTGAGGAGGGGGAGTGAGGAAGTAGACAAGAGGATGGACAGGTTGGAGGGAAAAATGAAGAAggtagaggaatggatgggGAATGAGGGAAGGGGGGAGAAAGAAGGGCAAAAGGAAAGGGGAGAAGAGACAAGTGGGGATCGGGAAAGGGAGGAGAATAGGAGAAGATTAAGGAGGCTTGAAGTCAAGCATGataagagtgaaagagagatgaAGAGGAATAATGTGGTAGTTAGGAGATTGAAAGTGGAGGGCTAAGAATTAGAAGGGGAGATCAGGAGGCTTTGGGAGAAGATGGAACTGGGTGTCGAGGGAATTAAGGAGGTAAGGAAGATAGGGAAGGTGGGGAATGATGGTAGAGGGATGGTTTTGGTGAGAATGGAGGGTAGAGAATATAAAAGGAAGGTAATGGAGGGGAAGAAAAAACTTAGGGGGTTAGTCGAAAGGATAGATGACGATCTgacggaagaggagaggagagcgagatggaagatagaaagggaagcggagataGAAAGGAGAGAGGGAAGGTACGTACAGATagggtacatgaaaatgtgggtgaacggGAAAATGAAGAGATGGGACGAGATAGAGGAAAAATGGATGGAGGAGCAGGGAGGGCAATAGGGATGGAAGCAGGAGGGAGACACAACAGaagggagggggaagagggagagaaGGAGAACAGGGTTGAAGGTGGGGttctggaatgtggcggggCTGATGAATAAGGATGAGGAGTTTTGGAAGGGGTTGGTAGAATGGGATGTGATAACGATGATGGAGACGTGGGTGGAAGAGAAGGGATGGAGTAGGATAAGGGAAAAGATGTCGAGGGAATTCTACTGGGAGATgcagtgggcaaggagagaggaaaagaagggGAGAGCGATAGGGGGTATGGCGATGGGGGTGAGGAAAGGACTGGATAGAGAAGGAGGGAGGGCTGAAGGGAAGGAGGGGCTGATGACGGCAAGAATTAAGCTGGGGATGAGTTGGTGGAGGGTGATAGGGGTGTACATTAATAGGGATCTGGACAAGAAACTGGAAGATTTAGGGGACTGgacagaggggagagagagaggaacaaaGGTGTTgatagggggggacttcaacGCGAGAACGGGGCGAGAAGGAGGGGAAGTGgttgaggaagaggaaggagGGGGAAGAGAAAGCAGGAGATCTAAAGACGGGAAAGTGAATGCGGAAGGGAGGAGGCTCTGTGAATATctgggagagagggggtgggggattctAAATGGAAATACGAGGGGGGATGAGGAAGGAGAGTGGACTTTCATGGGGGGAAGAGGGAACTCGGTGGTAGACTACATACTAGGAAATGAGGAAACAAGGGAGGGGGTGGAGTGGATGGAAGTTGGGGACAAAATAGACTCAGACCACGCACCAGTGACAGTAGGGATTAAGGGAGAGAGGagggaaagaagaaggaaggaagggaCTGGGAAGGGGGTGAAAATAGGGAACTGGTCGGAGGAAGGGATAAGGGCTTTTAGGGAAAGATTTGGGGGGAGAAGAGAGGAGGAAGTAGGAGGGGTAGAAGAAGACTGGACAGGGTTAAAGGAGAACATTAAAGAAGCACTAGGGGAGGtagggaagagagaaaaagggaaaaggagaggatggtgggatgaggaatgtagagaggaaaaaaggaaggtgagggaggaaatgaggagatggaggaagaaggggggAGAGGGCGAGATTTACAGGGAAAGCAGAAAGAGGTACAGGCTGCTGtgtgaggagaagaagaaggaggagagaacgaaatgggaaagggaaCTGGAGGGGGTGAAGACGGAGAAGCAGGTATGGCAGGTGGTAAacagggaaagaaagaaaagagcttGGATAGACGAAGGAATAAAGATGGAAGAATGGAATGAGCATTTCAGGGGGCTGTTGGGTGGGGTGGAACAGAGGGCAAGGGTGGGAGAGGTAACAAGAAGAAGGCGGGACAGTGAAAGGGAAATAGAAATAGGGGAAGTAAAGAGGGTTATAAAGGggctgaaggagaagaaagcggcGGGTGGGGACGGAATAGGGAACGAggtttggaaatatggagggagcGAGGTGGAAATGTGGTTGTGGAGGGTATGCAATAGGGTGTGAAAGGGAGAGGGTTGGGTGGAGGAGTGGTCGGAAGGGACAGTTATACCCATTGCGAAGAAGAGAAATAGCAGAAAGGTGGAAGACTACAGGGGGGTTACGCTGTTACAAACAGCGTATAAGGTGTACGCAGCAATCCTGGCGGAGAGGTTAAGGGAGGAAGTGGAGGGGAAAGGCATGTTACCGGCGAGTCAGACGGGGTTCaggaagggggtggggtgcGTAGATAATATATACGTGCTGAATTATCTCCTAAACAGGCAGGtgagaaggaaggaaaggaagatggtgatcttctttgtagatctgaaggGAGGGGCTAGTTGTGAGATGTGAGGAGATATTGAGGGAGACGAGGAGTAAAGTTAgggtgggaggggaggaggggacAAGTTTTTGGACGATAAggggggtgaggcaggggtgcccgctGAGCCCGTTGCTATTCACACTGATGCTGGCGGATATGGACGAAGTGCTGGAGAAGGGAGGATGGGGGGGAGTAAAATTAGGGGAGAGGAAAATCTTTACGCTGGCGTACGCGGATGATGTAGCTATGAtggcggaggatgaggagggcATGAGGGGTATGATGAGGGGTTTGGAGAGATACCTGGAAGAAAGGAAGCTGCAACTGAATGTGGAAAAGTCGAAGATGATGAGGTGCAGAAGGGGTGGGGGCAGGTGGAAAAAGATCACATGGAGGTGGAAGGGCAAGGTGCTGGAGGAGGTGGCCGAATTCAAGTACCTGGGGTACGTGGTTATGAGGGACGGGGGACAGAGGAAGCAcgtggaggatagaattaggAAGGGGGCAGCGATAATGGGACAAGTATGGGGGATGGGGAAGAGGAGGTTCGGTAACGACTGGGGAAGGAGAATTTGGTTATTCGACAGGTTGGTGTGGTCGGTTATCAGCTACGGGGTGGAAATTTGGGgttggaaggaatgggaaggtaTAGAAAGACTGCAAGAGAGGTTTCTgagatgggtgctaggggtagagaggtgcacgccgggatacatgataagggaagagttgcagagggagctgttgagagggagggcggggttaagggcatggGGCTACGAGAAGAAGCTGCGGGAGGGAAGAGGGGGGAGTTAGCAAGGATGTGCTTAGAACAGGTAAGAGGCAGGggtagaaggggaggggaggtagatgGGTGGGAGAATGAGAGAAGACGTTTCTGGGGAGAGAGAGGTTGGTCAGCAGAGGAGACAGaggtgatgatggaggagaggatagaggtagtgagtgaagagttagtaaagagggaaaggagga of the Halictus rubicundus isolate RS-2024b unplaced genomic scaffold, iyHalRubi1_principal scaffold0999, whole genome shotgun sequence genome contains:
- the LOC143364789 gene encoding uncharacterized protein LOC143364789; translated protein: MLADMDEVLEKGGWGGVKLGERKIFTLAYADDVAMMAEDEEGMRGMMRGLERYLEERKLQLNVEKSKMMRCRRGGGRWKKITWRWKGKVLEEVAEFKYLGYVVMRDGGQRKHVEDRIRKGAAIMGQVWGMGKRRFGNDWGRRIWLFDRLVWSVISYGVEIWGWKEWE